A genomic segment from Oncorhynchus keta strain PuntledgeMale-10-30-2019 chromosome 7, Oket_V2, whole genome shotgun sequence encodes:
- the LOC118385988 gene encoding uridine phosphorylase 2-like isoform X1 — MSSILLNCMGTVTDHSEYSEPEVLFKNPQIHVKNPHLDTMEEDILYHFNLGTKTHNLPEMFGDVKFVCVGGSANRMKSFAQFIHQELALPGNMDNVTDICEGTDRYSMYKVGPVLSISHGMGVPSISIMLHELIKLLHHARCIDFILFRIGTSGGVGLEPGTVVVTDKAVDCFFRAQFEQVVLGKVVTRSTELDVGVSKELLQCSSELDDVPTVIGNTMCTSDFYEGQGRLDGALCSFSTEDKLEYLRKAYNTGVRNIEMESTVFAAMCRACAIKAAVVCVTLLNRFDGDQISTPHDVLVEYQQRPQVLVAHFIKKRLGLVV; from the exons ATGTCATCTATTTTACTCAACTGTATGGGGACTGTCACGGACCATTCTGAATATAGCGA ACCGGAGGTCCTTTTCAAGAACCCACAGATCCATGTTAAAAACCCCCACTTGGATACAATGGAAGAGGACATTCTCTATCACTTCAACCTGGGGACCAAGACCCACAACCTACCTGAGATGTTCGGAGACGTCAAG TTTGTGTGCGTCGGCGGGAGTGCCAATCGGATGAAGTCCTTTGCTCAGTTCATTCACCAGGAGCTGGCCTTGCCCGGAAACATGGATAATGTCACAGATATCTGTGAAGGAACCGACCGCTACTCCATGTACAAAGTGGGACCCGTACTTTCTATCAGT CATGGTATGGGCgtcccctccatctccatcatGCTCCATGAGCTCATCAAACTGCTGCATCATGCCCGCTGCATCGACTTCATCCTCTTCCGCATTGGCACCTCCGGTGGAGTCG GTCTGGAACCAGGAACAGTAGTGGTCACAGACAAGGCGGTGGACTGCTTCTTCCGCGCACAGTTTGAGCAGGTGGTTCTAGGTAAGGTGGTCACCAGGAGCACAGAGCTGGATGTGGGCGTATCCAAGGAGCTGCTGCAGTGCTCGTCCGAGTTAGACGACGTGCCAACCGTCATCGGAAACACCATGTGCACCAGTGACTTCTACGAAG GTCAGGGTCGGCTTGATGGggctctctgctccttctccacTGAGGACAAGCTGGAGTACTTAAGGAAAGCCTATAACACAGGAGTCAGGAATATTGAGATGGAGTCCACCGTCTTCGCAGCCATGTGTCGTGCCTGTGCCATCAAAG CGGCTGTCGTCTGTGTGACTTTGTTGAACCGTTTCGATGGGGATCAGATCTCCACCCCTCATGATGTGCTAGTGGAGTACCAACAGAGACCTCAGGTTCTGGTGGCCCACTTCATCAAGAAACGCCTGGGCCTCGTCGTCTAA
- the LOC118385988 gene encoding uridine phosphorylase 2-like isoform X2, translating into MEEDILYHFNLGTKTHNLPEMFGDVKFVCVGGSANRMKSFAQFIHQELALPGNMDNVTDICEGTDRYSMYKVGPVLSISHGMGVPSISIMLHELIKLLHHARCIDFILFRIGTSGGVGLEPGTVVVTDKAVDCFFRAQFEQVVLGKVVTRSTELDVGVSKELLQCSSELDDVPTVIGNTMCTSDFYEGQGRLDGALCSFSTEDKLEYLRKAYNTGVRNIEMESTVFAAMCRACAIKAAVVCVTLLNRFDGDQISTPHDVLVEYQQRPQVLVAHFIKKRLGLVV; encoded by the exons ATGGAAGAGGACATTCTCTATCACTTCAACCTGGGGACCAAGACCCACAACCTACCTGAGATGTTCGGAGACGTCAAG TTTGTGTGCGTCGGCGGGAGTGCCAATCGGATGAAGTCCTTTGCTCAGTTCATTCACCAGGAGCTGGCCTTGCCCGGAAACATGGATAATGTCACAGATATCTGTGAAGGAACCGACCGCTACTCCATGTACAAAGTGGGACCCGTACTTTCTATCAGT CATGGTATGGGCgtcccctccatctccatcatGCTCCATGAGCTCATCAAACTGCTGCATCATGCCCGCTGCATCGACTTCATCCTCTTCCGCATTGGCACCTCCGGTGGAGTCG GTCTGGAACCAGGAACAGTAGTGGTCACAGACAAGGCGGTGGACTGCTTCTTCCGCGCACAGTTTGAGCAGGTGGTTCTAGGTAAGGTGGTCACCAGGAGCACAGAGCTGGATGTGGGCGTATCCAAGGAGCTGCTGCAGTGCTCGTCCGAGTTAGACGACGTGCCAACCGTCATCGGAAACACCATGTGCACCAGTGACTTCTACGAAG GTCAGGGTCGGCTTGATGGggctctctgctccttctccacTGAGGACAAGCTGGAGTACTTAAGGAAAGCCTATAACACAGGAGTCAGGAATATTGAGATGGAGTCCACCGTCTTCGCAGCCATGTGTCGTGCCTGTGCCATCAAAG CGGCTGTCGTCTGTGTGACTTTGTTGAACCGTTTCGATGGGGATCAGATCTCCACCCCTCATGATGTGCTAGTGGAGTACCAACAGAGACCTCAGGTTCTGGTGGCCCACTTCATCAAGAAACGCCTGGGCCTCGTCGTCTAA